A genome region from Coffea arabica cultivar ET-39 chromosome 7e, Coffea Arabica ET-39 HiFi, whole genome shotgun sequence includes the following:
- the LOC113701230 gene encoding uncharacterized protein, protein METPSSTRRVTRSQTLSAAAANSSATSVSTLRKIEESETGLTKSRHRKNGKQQDRSALIDITNDSPIVGLAMGSLETPSSAMSKKRFSSRAKHDGTPGSGEALLRGQVKTLLQKVEEEAELSKLSSENRPFLHLQAFINSPLTLAAPTPANTPQILNLSANGSSHTSGLASLTQSPVEENFIISQMVSEIFDGKKQEGNQSDKSSMITRSLILDFSEKSEGSECSSGVTYQGGESEGKERATTDDDDSSIWSIQVNASTIDDLEEDDEEGLDGVEEECDNDYYYDEEEEKEDDLELVDELCDAISKIRVNGEGTMGEFAGKHTRFVYNSDDELEGEEEVCGLQSESASTASPSVLKLKGLPTPKGKHLRFPDD, encoded by the exons ATGGAGACTCCATCATCGACGAGAAGAGTCACAAGATCACAAACCTTGTCCGCTGCTGCCGCAAACAGCAGTGCTACTAGCGTTTCCACATTAA GGAAAATTGAAGAATCTGAAACTGGTCTGACAAAATCAAGACACAGAAAGAACGGGAAGCAGCAAGATCGCTCAGCCCTGATTGATATCACCAATGATTCTCCAATAGTTGGGCTTGCAATGGGAAGTTTGGAGACCCCATCGTCAGCCATGTCCAAGAAAAGATTTAGCAGCAGAGCGAAGCATGATGGCACTCCTGGTTCAGGGGAAGCACTTTTGAGGGGGCAAGTCAAGACTTTACTGcagaaagttgaagaagaggcTGAGCTCTCCAAATTGTCTTCGGAAAATAGGCCTTTCCTCCACCTCCAAGCCTTCATTAATTCTCCTTTGACTCTTGCAGCCCCTACACCAGCGAATACCCCACAAATCCTGAACCTCTCTGCCAATGGCAGTTCCCACACCAGTGGGTTGGCTTCCTTAACCCAATCTCCTGTAGAAgaaaattttatcatttctcaG ATGGTTAGTGAGATTTTTgatggaaagaaacaagagGGCAATCAGTCCGACAAGAGTTCGATGATTACAAGGTCTCTGATACTGGATTTTTCTGAAAAATCAGAAGGATCTGAATGTTCATCTGGGGTGACGTACCAAGGGGGAGAGAGCGAAGGCAAAGAAAGGGCAACCactgatgatgatgattcatCTATTTGGTCCATTCAGGTTAATGCAAGTACTATAGATGATCTAGAAGAAGACGATGAGGAAGGCCTTGATGGAGTTGAAGAGGAGTGCGACAATGACTACTAttatgatgaagaagaagaaaaggaagatgatTTAGAATTGGTTGATGAACTGTGTGATGCAATCAGCAAGATCCGTGTGAATGGTGAGGGGACTATGGGAGAATTTGCTGGCAAGCACACTCGGTTTGTCTACAACAGTGAtgacgagctcgaaggagaggAGGAAGTTTGTGGTCTACAGAGTGAATCGGCATCAACTGCTTCGCCAAGCGTCTTGAAATTGAAGGGCTTGCCAACACCAAAAGGGAAACACCTTCGCTTCCCTGATGACTGA
- the LOC113702254 gene encoding gibberellin-regulated protein 11-like, translated as MAILKACAFLILSALLLIHLTDAAQVVSKGIPSPSPSPLPAPKPIDCGAACGYRCSKTKRPNLCKRACGSCCAKCSCVPPGTSGNYEACPCYYKLTTVNKSTGKVVRKCP; from the exons ATGGCAATTCTCAAAGCCTGTGCTTTTCTCATTTTGAGTGCTCTTCTGCTGATCCACCTCACTGACGCCGCCCAAGTG GTGAGCAAAGGGATTCCAAGTCCAAGTCCGAGCCCTCTGCCAGCCCCCAAGCCGATAG ATTGTGGTGCTGCTTGTGGGTATCGATGCTCGAAGACAAAGAGGCCTAATCTTTGCAAGAGGGCTTGCGGGAGCTGCTGTGCCAAGTGCAGCTGCGTCCCTCCTGGAACTTCTGGCAACTACGAAGCCTGTCCCTGCTATTACAAGCTCACCACAGTCAATAAATCCACCGGAAAGGTTGTCCGCAAGTGTCCTTGA
- the LOC113699400 gene encoding naringenin,2-oxoglutarate 3-dioxygenase: MAPSTLTALAEEKTLQSSFIRDEDERPKVAYNQFSNEIPIISLKGLDDTDGARPEICKKIVEACEDWGIFQVIDHGVDDKLISDMTRLAREFFALPPEEKLRFDMSGGKKGGFIVSSHLQGETVQDWREIVTYFSYPIRARDSSRWPDKPEAWRAVTEKYSEKLMELACKLLEVLSEAMGLEKEALTNACVDMDQKVVVNFYPKCPQPDLTLGLKRHTDPGTITLLLQDQVGGLQATRDGGKTWITVQPVEGAFVVNLGDHGHYLSNGRFKNADHQAVVNSNCSRLSIATFQNPAPEATVYPLKIREGEKAVLDAPMTFSEMYRKKMSKDLELARLKKLAKEQELQAVEKAKLEAKPIDEIFA; this comes from the exons ATGGCTCCCTCAACTCTCACAGCTCTAGCAGAGGAGAAGACGCTTCAATCAAGCTTCATCAGGGATGAAGATGAACGTCCCAAAGTGGCCTACAACCAATTCAGCAACGAGATTCCTATCATTTCTTTAAAGGGTCTTGATGACACTGACGGTGCAAGACCTGAAATTTGTAAAAAGATTGTGGAAGCCTGCGAAGACTGGGGGATTTTCCAGGTTATTGATCATGGGGTTGATGACAAACTCATTTCTGACATGACCCGCCTCGCTAGAGAATTCTTCGCTTTGCCACCTGAAGAGAAGCTCCGATTCGATATGTCAGGCGGCAAGAAAGGGGGATTTATCGTCTCAAGCCATCTACAG GGTGAAACTGTGCAAGACTGGCGTGAGATTGTGACATATTTTTCCTATCCAATTCGGGCAAGGGATTCCTCAAGGTGGCCAGACAAGCCAGAGGCATGGAGGGCTGTGACAGAGAAATATAGCGAGAAGTTGATGGAGCTGGCCTGTAAACTGTTGGAGGTATTATCAGAGGCAATGGGATTGGAAAAGGAAGCCTTAACTAATGCATGTGTGGACATGGACCAAAAAGTTGTGGTGAACTTTTACCCAAAGTGTCCACAGCCTGACCTCACATTGGGCCTCAAACGCCACACCGACCCTGGAACCATCACTCTCTTGTTACAAGACCAAGTTGGTGGACTTCAGGCCACCAGGGACGGTGGCAAGACCTGGATTACCGTCCAGCCTGTTGAAGGTGCTTTTGTTGTTAACCTTGGTGACCATGGCCAT TACTTGAGCAACGGGAGGTTCAAGAACGCAGATCATCAGGCTGTGGTAAACTCAAATTGTAGCAGGTTGTCCATAGCCACATTTCAGAACCCGGCACCAGAGGCAACTGTGTATCCACTGAAGATCCGGGAGGGTGAGAAGGCGGTGCTTGATGCTCCCATGACCTTTTCAGAGATGTACAGGAAGAAAATGAGCAAGGACCTTGAGCTCGCGAGGCTGAAGAAGCTGGCCAAGGAGCAAGAGTTGCAAGCAGTTGAGAAAGCCAAGTTGGAGGCCAAGCCCATTGATGAGATTTTTGCTTGA
- the LOC113698194 gene encoding calcium-dependent protein kinase 18-like translates to MGSCFSTTKVSGSNSNTPTTTTTTTVSHQQQNRKVSTKATTSGNNSVASKEQELHYKGKGSHPNQQKQKNTEQGKKPSSRRQGGVIPCGKRTDFGYDKDFDRRYTLGKLLGHGQFGYTYVGTDKSNGDRVAVKRIEKNKMVLPIAVEDVKREVRILKALAGHENVVQFYNAFEDDSYVYIVMELCEGGELLDRILSKKDSRYTEKDAAIVVRQMLKVAAECHLHGLVHRDMKPENFLFKSPKVDSSLKATDFGLSDFIRPGKKFQDIVGSAYYVAPEVLKRRSGPESDVWSIGVITYILLCGRRPFWDKTEDGIFKEVLRNKPDFRRKPWPSISNSARDFVKKLLVKDPRARLTAAQALSHPWVREGGDASEIPVDISVLSNMRQFVKYSRLKQFALRALASTLDEEELADLRDQFHAIDVDKNGSISLEEMRQALAKDLPWKMKDSRVLEILQAVDSNADGLVDFSEFVAATLHVHQLEEHNSEKWQQRSQAAFDKFDVDKDGYITPDELKMHTGLRGSIDPLLEEADIDKDGKISLAEFRRLLRTASMSSRVVSSPTVNKVPRKLIA, encoded by the exons ATGGGTAGCTGCTTTTCAACCACCAAGGTGAGTGGTTCTAACAGCAACACCccgaccaccaccaccaccaccaccgtgAGCCACCAGCAGCAGAATAGGAAGGTGTCCACCAAGGCAACCACCTCAGGTAATAACTCAGTGGCCTCAAAAGAACAGGAGTTGCATTATAAAGGAAAAGGAAGCCATCCTAATCAGCAGAAACAGAAGAATACAGAGCAGGGCAAAAAGCCCAGTTCTAGAAGGCAAGGAGGGGTTATCCCTTGTGGAAAAAGAACAGATTTTGGGTATGATAAGGATTTCGATAGGAGGTATACGCTTGGGAAATTATTGGGTCATGGTCAATTTGGGTATACATATGTTGGCACAGATAAGTCTAATGGCGATCGTGTGGCGGTTAAGAGAATTGAGAAGAACAAG ATGGTTCTTCCAATTGCTGTTGAAGATGTCAAACGAGAAGTAAGGATATTAAAAGCTTTAGCTGGCCATGAGAATGTTGTGCAATTCTATAATGCATTTGAGGATGATTCTTACGTATATATAGTGATGGA gTTGTGTGAAGGTGGAGAATTACTGGATCGTATTTTGTCCAA AAAAGACAGCCGATATACTGAGAAAGATGCTGCAATAGTAGTACGTCAGATGCTAAAAGTTGCTGCTGAGTGTCATTTACATGGTTTGGTACACCGTGATATGAAGCCAGAG AACTTTCTTTTCAAGTCACCAAAGGTGGATTCATCCTTGAAAGCAACAGATTTTGGTCTTTCTGACTTCATCAGACCAG GGAAGAAATTTCAAGACATTGTTGGTAGCGCGTATTATGTTGCTCCAGAAGTACTGAAGCGCAGATCGGGTCCTGAATCAGATGTATGGAGCATTGGCGTTATAACATACATTCTACTCTGTGGGAGGCGCCCCTTCTGGGACAAAACTGAGGATGGCATATTTAAGGAG GTTCTCAGGAATAAACCTGATTTTCGTCGTAAACCGTGGCCAAGCATAAGCAACAGTGCTAGAGACTTTGTAAAGAAATTACTGGTGAAGGATCCTCGTGCCAGACTTACAGCTGCTCAAGCATTAT cTCATCCCTGGGTTCGAGAAGGAGGTGATGCATCGGAGATACCAGTTGATATTTCTGTTCTCTCCAACATGCGGCAATTTGTAAAGTACAGTCGTCTAAAACAGTTTGCACTAAGG GCTTTGGCTAGCACACTTGATGAGGAGGAATTGGCTGATCTCCGCGATCAGTTTCATGCAATTGACGTGGACAAAAATGGATCTATAAGTCTTGAAGAAATGAGACAG GCCCTTGCCAAAGATCTTCCTTGGAAAATGAAGGATTCACGTGTTCTTGAGATTCTTCAAGCA GTAGATAGCAACGCTGATGGGCTTGTGGACTTCTCAGAATTTGTTGCGGCCACTTTACATGTCCATCAGCTGGAGGAGCATAATTCAGAGAAGTGGCAACAGAGATCACAGGCTGCTTTTGACAAGTTTGATGTTGACAAGGATGGATACATAACACCAGATGAACTCAAAATG CACACGGGTTTACGAGGCTCTATAGACCCACTCTTAGAGGAAGCGGATATCGACAAAGACGGAAAGATAAGCTTAGCAGAATTTCGTAGACTGTTGAGAACTGCTAGTATGAGCTCACGAGTTGTCAGTAGCCCAACTGTAAATAAAGTTCCGCGGAAGTTAATAGCTTAA